In the Afipia sp. GAS231 genome, CGATGCCAAATTCTTTGGCAACGACAATGCGAAGCGTATGGAAACGCTCCGATTTATCGATAGCTTTGAAGGGCTGCGTCATCCCCTGAAACTCTCGGATGTCGCAGGTCAGACGCAGAGTTATGCAGCGGTCTTCGTACCCGGCGGTCATGCGCCGATGGTTGACCTCGTCAAAGACAAGGACCTCGGCAAGATCTTGCTGAGCTTCCATGAAACCAGGCGTCCGACGGCGCTGATCTGCCACGGGCCGATGGCGCTGTTGTCCACGCTTCCCCAGACGGAAACGTTCGACAAAGCCTTGAATGCCGGTGACATGGCTTCTCTTCCGGCCTTGGCGCAAGGTTGGCCCTATGCGGGTTACAAGATTGCCGTGTTCTCGAAAGCCGAAGAATTGCAAATCGAACATCCGCAGCTTGGTGGCCGCGCACCTTACTATAACGACGAGGCGCTGAAAGCCGCAGGGGCGCAAATCCAGAATGCGGAGTCGTGGAAGCCGAACGCTGTTGTCGACCGCGAAGTGATTACAGGTCAGCAGCCCTTCTCGGACACGGCTTTCGCCGACGCCTTGATCGCTCAACTGGAAAAAGCTGGCAAATGACGCCGGCCGTGAAGAGGCCTGGGGCTGCTTCGGCAGTCCCAGGCCTTCAACCCAAACACCACTGATCGGATATTCCCATGCCCTATCTGCAACTCGATGTTAACGGACACTATTCGTCTGACGACAAGCGCCGTCTCGCGACCAAAATGAGCGAGACCTATGCGGAGATGATGTCGGTCGATATTCGACGGATCAGCGTCGCTGTCCGCGAATTAGGGGACGGCGGCGTCTGGCGCATCATCGAGGCCGGGACCGAGCCCGTGCCGGTATCCGTCATGATGCTGGACATTCGGCAAGGCCGTCCAGCCGAGTTGCGCATGGCCGTAGCGAAAGCGCTTTGCGCCCATGTCATCGAAATTCTGGGGCTGCGCGAAGACAGGCTCAACGTCGAGTTCACACAGCACAGCGGCGACGAGATGTATCACCCGACCTTAGGCGGCTACAGCCCGGAGTGGCGGCCGGACGAGGTGTCCGGAAAGGCCGAGTAAGGCGACCACTCAGAAAGGCGGTTGGCACTGCGTGTCATCGAACCGGGGCTGGCGCACTCGTTCTGTGCTCCGGATCGCGGGGCCGCTGGCCGCATGGAGGCTGTTGGCTGGGGAACTAGGATTCGAACCTAGACAAACAGAGTCAGAGTCTGTTGTGCTACCGTTACACCATTCCCCAATAATTGCTCAACGATATCAACAAGTTAGGAAGTCGTTCGGGCAATGGTCCGCGGCCGGATCAGGCCTAGCCAGCGAACTGGCGCCCTTCTACCCGCTACCTCCCGCTCTTGGCAAGCGCGCAGGGATGGGCTTGGTGCAAGGGGGCCCGGCAAATCCGCCGTTTTTCGTCGCGCGGCCGGGCGACCGTCAGGGCTGGGAAGATGAGCCGTTCGTTCGAAGAGCTGGATTTCCGCCCGACGCCGATGGGCGCGCTCAGCCTGCGGCGGCGCCGGTCGCCTTCGTCGGGCATCGACGTCTACGAAATCAAGCTCGGCGACGAATACCTGATGTCGAGCCAGTTCACCGCCGCCGAGATCGAATTGGCGCGGCTGGGGCTGGCGGCATTGACGCGCGCCGACCTCGATGTCGTCGTCGGCGGCCTCGGGCTCGGCTATACCGCGCAAGCCGTGCTCGAACATTCCAGCGTGCGGTCGCTGGTCGTGGTCGATGCGCTGCCCGAAGTGATCGAATGGCATGAGCAGGGCCTGCTGCCGCTCGGCAGGCAACTGACCGGCGACCCGCGCTGTCGTCTCGTTCATGGCGACTTCTTCGCGATGACGCAGTCCACCGACGGTTACGATCCCCAAACGCCGCGCCGCCGCTTCGATGCGCTGCTGGTTGATATCGACCACTCGCCGACAAAGCTGCTGCACCCGCGCCACGCCGCGCTGTACGCGAGGGAGGGGCTCTCGCGGCTGGCCGAACATCTGCATCCCGGCGGCGTGTTTGCGCTGTGGTCGAACGATCCACCGGATGAAGCGTTCGAACGCGTGCTGAAGGACGTCTTCGCAACCACGGTTGCACACGTCGTGACGTTCGACGATCTGGCGGGGGAACACATCGCCACCAACACGGTCTATGTTGCCCAAAAAGCCTGAAGGGCCATCCGACTAATTGCCGCGTGCGAGGACGCCGCCGCAACTTGCCCATGCTATCAGGCCATGCGATGCTGACCGCGCTGAAAAACAGGGAAAGCGATGGGCCGTCGTGCCCCAAGCTTATCCAGAGCTCTCAAGAGCCACACACCGGGCGGTACCTCCAGGAGATTCTCAAAATGGCATTCAAACATATCGCTGGATTGATTTCGGCTGCCGCCATCTCGGTCGCGCTGGCAGGCGCGGCTTCGGCGCAGGACAAGACCGTCAAGATCGGCATGATCCTCCCCCTCAGCGGCAACGCCGCCAGCGCCGGCACGCATGGCAAGGCCGCGATCGAAACCGCGGTCGAGATCATCAACACCGGCGGTGCCGGTCTCGGCAATCTGCCGCTCACCAACAATGCAGGCCTCAAGGGCCTCGGCGGCGCCAAGGTCGAGGTCGTGTTCGCCGACAATCAGGGCAGCCCCGCCGTCGGCCAGAATCAGGCGCTTCGTCTGATCACCGAAGAAAAAGTGGTTGCACTGGCTGGCGCCTATCAGTCCGGCATCACGCTGACCGCAAGTGCGATCGCCGAGAAATACGGCATTCCCTTCGTCAACGGCGAGTCGGTTGCTGCCAACCTGACCGAGCGCGGCTTCAAATGGTTCTTCCGCGTGACGCCGGTGGCGTCGGATTTCGCCAAGATCTATCTTGAATTTCTCAAGGACATGAAGGCCGGCGGCATCAAGACCGACAATGTCGCGATCGTCCACGAGAATACCGAGTACGGCACTTCGGTCGCGAGCGTCATCTCCTCGGTCTTCAAGGACAACGGCCTCGCCATCGCGCTGGATATTCCCTATGCCGCCAACACCACCGACGTGCAGAGCCAGGTGTTGCAGCTCAAGGACAAGAAGCCGGATGTGGTGATCATGGTCAGCTACACATCGGATGCGATCCTGTACGCCAAGACCATGCAGGCGCTGGACTACAAGCCGCCGATGATCATCGCCGACAATTCCGGCTTCTCCGATCCGTCGTTCATCAAGACCGCCGGAAAGTTGACGCAGGGACTGTTCAATCGGTCGTCGTTCGCGATCGGGGCGCCGGGAACGCCGACCTACCTGATCAACGAGCTGTACAAGAAGAAGAGCGGCGGTGACGATCTCGACGACACCGCGGCGCGCGAGATGCAGGGCTTCTTCGTGCTGGTCGAGGCGATCGACCGCGCCGGTTCGACCGAGCCCGCCAAGATCCAGGCGGCGCTGAAGGCCACCGACCTCAAGC is a window encoding:
- a CDS encoding spermidine synthase; amino-acid sequence: MSRSFEELDFRPTPMGALSLRRRRSPSSGIDVYEIKLGDEYLMSSQFTAAEIELARLGLAALTRADLDVVVGGLGLGYTAQAVLEHSSVRSLVVVDALPEVIEWHEQGLLPLGRQLTGDPRCRLVHGDFFAMTQSTDGYDPQTPRRRFDALLVDIDHSPTKLLHPRHAALYAREGLSRLAEHLHPGGVFALWSNDPPDEAFERVLKDVFATTVAHVVTFDDLAGEHIATNTVYVAQKA
- a CDS encoding ABC transporter substrate-binding protein, with the translated sequence MAFKHIAGLISAAAISVALAGAASAQDKTVKIGMILPLSGNAASAGTHGKAAIETAVEIINTGGAGLGNLPLTNNAGLKGLGGAKVEVVFADNQGSPAVGQNQALRLITEEKVVALAGAYQSGITLTASAIAEKYGIPFVNGESVAANLTERGFKWFFRVTPVASDFAKIYLEFLKDMKAGGIKTDNVAIVHENTEYGTSVASVISSVFKDNGLAIALDIPYAANTTDVQSQVLQLKDKKPDVVIMVSYTSDAILYAKTMQALDYKPPMIIADNSGFSDPSFIKTAGKLTQGLFNRSSFAIGAPGTPTYLINELYKKKSGGDDLDDTAAREMQGFFVLVEAIDRAGSTEPAKIQAALKATDLKPDQLIMGYKGVKFDDKGQNVLAAGLVIQLQDGENYTPVWPNQLAKTAPVFPFKGW
- a CDS encoding tautomerase, whose amino-acid sequence is MPYLQLDVNGHYSSDDKRRLATKMSETYAEMMSVDIRRISVAVRELGDGGVWRIIEAGTEPVPVSVMMLDIRQGRPAELRMAVAKALCAHVIEILGLREDRLNVEFTQHSGDEMYHPTLGGYSPEWRPDEVSGKAE
- a CDS encoding type 1 glutamine amidotransferase domain-containing protein, with product MNAVTSNQTFSKGKVLVVMSGAHLLEMPDNKVYATGYYLNELATPLRALIKAGYTPVFASPNGDAPTMDASSNDAKFFGNDNAKRMETLRFIDSFEGLRHPLKLSDVAGQTQSYAAVFVPGGHAPMVDLVKDKDLGKILLSFHETRRPTALICHGPMALLSTLPQTETFDKALNAGDMASLPALAQGWPYAGYKIAVFSKAEELQIEHPQLGGRAPYYNDEALKAAGAQIQNAESWKPNAVVDREVITGQQPFSDTAFADALIAQLEKAGK